One Defluviitoga tunisiensis genomic window carries:
- a CDS encoding methyl-accepting chemotaxis protein yields MKLKWKITVLILLVLALPVVVIITYSTLNYGDTLKDKAAQIIQVNNEKLADFFSQYISDLKRVGSTIASDPDVSNITNQSNEDTERMYSNLQNYFEQYEEFIAVYVGTKNGDMFMRPVESEKQLPEDFDPRTRPWYKDAVAKPNEVIITDPYIDVVTKDTLVTVSKAVKSSKGEIVGAVGIDLSMSKISEMLKKDLGFKETLFVINNKGIIIFHPDSKRIGLDISNESYFKNLKGQTNVSYVKDGPVFYTCTKLNGIDWTLITEVNVKNLFGEVRSITNVNLFIVIIVAVLAILLGIFFTNRFITKPINQLKTHITEIAKGDLTQKVEITSKDEIGEMAGALNEAIESWANSIVSIREGAINIDGSSSEIMNISRNSAKSSEILSQKASEISENAQDTSASVEEVTSGIEEIAASAQNVSRSAQELNRAASETENAANEGLKSINSISETIKNAVNKSKETQSVVKELIERSVNIGKIVETINSITEQTNLLALNAAIEAARAGEAGRGFAVVADEIRSLAEESKTATTKIEEILDGIKDSTNIVDNFTNETVEIINRIDDQMTDISSNFKEILSMVKNLNNGIDNLTATSQEQSASTEEMSSAMDRVAQAVNSISESLHEISRLISTQKEDAKKLEQSAKTLSELAEELSEKIKMFRV; encoded by the coding sequence ATGAAGTTGAAGTGGAAGATAACGGTCTTAATTTTATTGGTCTTGGCTTTACCTGTGGTAGTTATCATAACTTATTCGACTTTGAACTATGGTGATACCCTTAAAGATAAAGCCGCACAGATAATTCAAGTAAATAACGAAAAATTGGCAGACTTTTTTAGTCAATATATAAGCGACTTAAAAAGGGTGGGTTCTACCATTGCTTCAGATCCAGATGTTTCAAATATCACAAATCAAAGTAATGAGGATACAGAGCGCATGTACTCGAATCTTCAAAATTATTTTGAACAGTATGAAGAATTTATAGCAGTATATGTGGGAACAAAAAATGGAGATATGTTTATGAGGCCCGTTGAGTCAGAAAAGCAACTTCCAGAAGATTTTGATCCTAGGACTAGGCCCTGGTACAAAGATGCTGTAGCAAAGCCTAATGAAGTTATTATTACTGATCCATATATTGATGTTGTAACAAAAGATACCTTGGTTACAGTATCAAAGGCGGTTAAAAGTAGCAAAGGTGAAATTGTTGGTGCAGTTGGAATAGATCTTTCCATGTCAAAGATAAGTGAAATGCTTAAGAAGGATCTAGGATTTAAAGAAACTTTGTTTGTAATAAACAATAAAGGGATAATAATATTTCATCCAGATTCTAAAAGGATTGGGTTAGATATCTCAAACGAAAGTTACTTTAAAAATTTGAAAGGACAGACAAACGTTTCTTATGTTAAAGATGGCCCAGTATTTTATACGTGTACAAAACTTAATGGAATTGATTGGACGTTGATAACTGAGGTTAACGTTAAAAATTTATTTGGTGAAGTTAGATCAATCACTAACGTAAATCTTTTTATAGTTATAATAGTTGCGGTTTTAGCTATATTATTGGGGATATTCTTTACAAACAGGTTTATTACTAAGCCAATTAATCAATTAAAAACTCATATCACTGAAATTGCAAAAGGAGATCTTACACAAAAAGTAGAAATAACTTCAAAAGATGAAATAGGAGAGATGGCAGGGGCATTAAATGAGGCTATTGAAAGTTGGGCAAATTCAATAGTTTCGATAAGAGAAGGCGCTATTAATATAGATGGTTCATCATCAGAGATAATGAATATCTCTAGAAATAGTGCAAAATCCTCTGAAATTTTATCCCAGAAGGCATCGGAAATTAGCGAGAATGCACAAGATACTTCCGCTTCAGTGGAAGAAGTAACATCTGGTATTGAAGAAATAGCTGCTTCTGCACAAAACGTTTCTAGATCGGCTCAAGAGCTTAATCGAGCTGCTTCTGAAACTGAGAATGCTGCTAATGAAGGCTTGAAATCAATAAATTCAATAAGTGAAACAATAAAAAATGCTGTTAATAAGTCAAAAGAAACTCAAAGTGTTGTAAAGGAGTTAATTGAAAGGTCTGTTAATATAGGTAAAATTGTTGAGACCATCAATTCTATAACAGAACAAACTAATCTTTTAGCTTTAAACGCTGCTATAGAAGCGGCAAGAGCAGGAGAAGCAGGAAGAGGGTTTGCGGTAGTAGCAGATGAAATAAGGAGTCTTGCCGAAGAATCAAAAACAGCGACTACTAAAATAGAAGAAATTCTTGATGGAATTAAAGATAGTACAAACATTGTTGATAACTTTACAAATGAGACTGTTGAAATAATAAATCGAATAGATGATCAAATGACAGATATAAGCTCTAATTTTAAAGAGATATTATCTATGGTTAAAAATTTAAATAATGGCATAGATAATCTAACAGCCACTTCACAAGAACAGAGCGCCAGCACAGAAGAGATGAGTTCGGCAATGGATAGGGTCGCTCAAGCAGTTAATTCTATAAGTGAGAGTTTGCATGAGATTTCTAGACTGATTTCTACCCAAAAAGAAGACGCCAAAAAACTTGAACAAAGCGCAAAGACGCTTTCTGAATTAGCAGAAGAACTCTCAGAAAAAATTAAAATGTTTAGAGTATAG